The sequence below is a genomic window from Solirubrobacterales bacterium.
ACCTCGAACGCCGCGCCGCCTCCATGCTGTCGAAGGAACTCGAAGCCACCGGCCGAAGCGTCCAGACCCAGGAGGTCAAGGTGCGGGCCGGACAGGGGCCGACCGTGGCCCTCCACGCAGCCATCGCCCTCGCCGGCAGCCTGCTTGGCCTCGCCCTGCCGATCGCCGGAGCGGCGATCGTCCTGCTGGCCTCATTTTCGTTCTACGCCGAACGGGGACTCGGACTCTTCCTGGCCAGTCGTCTGCTTCCCCGCCGCCGCACCCGCAACCTGATCTCCCCGCCGATCGGACCCGCCTGGGAAAACGAGGTCTCGGCGATCCTCGTGGCGGGCTACGACGCCCCTCCCGCCTATCCGGCCGGCAGGTGGCTGAACCGCCTGGCTGACGGACGCCTCACCACCGACCGGCTGCTGTTCTGGGTGGGCATGGTTCCCACATTCGCCGTGCTGATGATGCGAGTTGCCGGAATCGAGGGGACCCTGGTCCAGTTGATCCAGATCCTGACCGCCGCGATCCTCCTCGCGGTGATCGCAGCCCAGGTGGACCGCCGACTCCAGGGTGAGCCGCTCGGGGTCGAGACCGACCTGGCCGCGGCCCGTGACCTGATCGCGGTGGTGGCCGAACTCGAGAACGGTGATGAGGATTCCGACGGGGGGATCGGAATCTGCCTCTTCGGGGCGGAATCGGACGGTGCCGCCGGGGCCGAGGCGTTCTACCTGGACCGCCGTCTCAAGGTCCGGCCGGGCGTGGCCGTGATCGGTCTGGTCGCCGCGGCATCCGGTTCACAGCCCCAGGCAACCGGCCGTGAAGGCGACCTGACCGGAGTGAAGATGGATCGCAGCCTGATCGCGGACAGCCCGCTCAAGCCCGAGCCGGTGACGATCCGACGGGACACCGCCGCCGGTCGTGCCCGTCGCCGCGGCGCCCGGGCGATCACCCTGGTGGCAAGCGGCGAGGCGGGAGTGGAACTCGTTTTCGATGCTCTCGACGCCGGCATCACGGAAGGGTCCGGCAGGTGAAGCCGCTCTGGACACCCACCGAGGAGGCCATCTCGGGTTCGGGCCTGACCCGGTTCACCAACTGGCTCGCCCTGGAACGGGGGCTCGAGTTCACCGACTACGCCGGGTTGCACCAGTGGTCCGCGGCCGAGCCGGACGCCTTCTGGCTGGCGGTCTGGGAGTACTTCGATGTGATCCACTCGGGCACGTTCGAGCGGGCGTTGGCGAGCGAAACGATGCCCGGGGCCCGGTGGTTTAACGGAACCCGCCTGAACTTTGCCGAGCATGTCTTCCGGAATCGCAGCCGGGATCAAACCGCGATCCTCGCCGCCGGCGAGGCCAGGCCGCTCGACCAGACAACCTGGGGAGAGCTGAAGGATCGGGTGGCCGAGGTGGCAGGGGGGCTGAAATCACTCGGTGTGAAACCGGGCGACCGGGTGGCCGCCTACGTCGCCAACTCGACCGAGACCGTGATCGCCTTTCTCGCCAGTGCTTCGCTCGGGGCGGTCTGGTCGAGCTGCTCACCGGACTTCGGCGCCGGCGCCGTGTCCGACCGGTTCGCCCAGATCGAACCGAAGATCCTGTTCACCGTTGACGGCTACCGCTACGGAGGTCGCGATTTCGACCGCCTCGATGTGGTCGGCGACCTGGTTGCCTCGATGCCATCGCTCGAACACGTGGTGGTGATTGGGAACCTTGACCCCGACCCGGACCCGGCAAGAGTCCCCAACGGCATCAACTGGGGAGACCTGGTGGCCCTGGCCCCGGACACACCGGAACTGGAGTTCGCGCGGGTACCGTTCGACCACCCACTCTGGATCCTCTACTCCTCGGGAACCACCGGCCTGCCCAAGCCGATCGTCCAGGGCCACGGCGGGATCCTTCTGGAGATGCTGAAGCTGATGAATCTCCACCTCGACGCCCGACCGGGAGATCGGGTGTTCTGGTTCACGACCACCGGCTGGATGATGTGGAACTTTCTCACCTCCTGCCTGCTGACCGACGCCGCGATCGTGCTCTACGACGGCAACCCCGGATACCCGGACATGAACGCCCTGTGGCAGCTTGCCGCCGACGCCGAGGTGACCTGTTTCGGCACCTCCGCCGCCTACATCTCGGCGTGCATGAACGCCGGGACGGAACCGGGGCAGGGTCGTGACCTTTCACGACTTCGCGCGGTCGGCTCCACCGGTTCACCACTCGCACCCGAGGGTTTCGACTGGATCTACGAGCATGTCGGTGACGGCACCTGGCTGTTCTCCACCTCGGGCGGCACCGACCTCTGCACCGCATTTGTCGGTGGTGTCCCTACCCTGCCGGTCTACCGGGGCGAACTCCAGGGTCGGGCTCTCGGTGCCGCGATCGAGTCCTGGGACGAAGACGGCCGGCCCCACATCGGTCAGGTCGGGGAGCTGGTGATCACCAAGCCGATGCCTTCGATGCCGCTTTTCTTCTGGGGCGACGATGACGGTTCCCGCTACCGGGAGAGCTACTTCGAGATGTTTCCCGGGGTGTGGCGCCACGGCGACTGGATCGAGATCACCGACCGCGGCACCGCGATCATTTACGGACGCTCGGACTCGACCATCAACCGGGGCGGGATTCGGATGGGAACTTCCGAGATCTACCGGGCGGTGCTGGCCGACGAGGCGATCACCGATGCGCTGGTCGTCGACATCCCCAAAGCCGGCACCGAAGGCTGGATGCCGCTGTTCGTGGTCCTGGACGACGACGCCGAGCTCGACGACGACCTCCGGAAGCGGGTTGCGTCCGCGGTTCGGGCTCGCTGCTCCCCGCGCCATGTGCCGAACGAGATCATCGCGATCCCGGAGGTTCCCCGCACCCTGTCGGGCAAGGTGCTCGAGGTGCCGGTCAAGAAGATCCTCACCGGCACCCCGGTGGAGCAGGCGGCCAGCCCCGACTCGATGTCCAACCCCCAGAGCCTCGACTTCTTCGTCGAGTACGCCCGAAGCCTCAGCGCCGACTGAGTTCTCCGGACCAGATCAGGGCCAGACAGGCCCAGAATCCGACCACCAGTATCGCGCCCGCGACATCGGTCAGAAAATGCCATCCGGCAACCACCACGCCGGTCGCGACAACGACCCCGTAGGCGGTCCCGACCGCGGCCGCGACCCCCCGAAAGCGGGGCGGCACGACCAGCCAGAGCGCGAAGGCCACCGAGAATGCCGCGGTGGTGTGTCCGCTCGGGTAGCCGACCTCGAT
It includes:
- a CDS encoding acetoacetate--CoA ligase, with translation MKPLWTPTEEAISGSGLTRFTNWLALERGLEFTDYAGLHQWSAAEPDAFWLAVWEYFDVIHSGTFERALASETMPGARWFNGTRLNFAEHVFRNRSRDQTAILAAGEARPLDQTTWGELKDRVAEVAGGLKSLGVKPGDRVAAYVANSTETVIAFLASASLGAVWSSCSPDFGAGAVSDRFAQIEPKILFTVDGYRYGGRDFDRLDVVGDLVASMPSLEHVVVIGNLDPDPDPARVPNGINWGDLVALAPDTPELEFARVPFDHPLWILYSSGTTGLPKPIVQGHGGILLEMLKLMNLHLDARPGDRVFWFTTTGWMMWNFLTSCLLTDAAIVLYDGNPGYPDMNALWQLAADAEVTCFGTSAAYISACMNAGTEPGQGRDLSRLRAVGSTGSPLAPEGFDWIYEHVGDGTWLFSTSGGTDLCTAFVGGVPTLPVYRGELQGRALGAAIESWDEDGRPHIGQVGELVITKPMPSMPLFFWGDDDGSRYRESYFEMFPGVWRHGDWIEITDRGTAIIYGRSDSTINRGGIRMGTSEIYRAVLADEAITDALVVDIPKAGTEGWMPLFVVLDDDAELDDDLRKRVASAVRARCSPRHVPNEIIAIPEVPRTLSGKVLEVPVKKILTGTPVEQAASPDSMSNPQSLDFFVEYARSLSAD